In Sphingomonas sp. SUN019, one genomic interval encodes:
- a CDS encoding NAD(P)-dependent oxidoreductase: MSRLLIFGLGYAAQAVAAHVPDWRVTGTTRDGRDGTLRFDDADAVRAELAAATHVLSSVPPSEDRDPVLDAYGDLLGRQWLGYLSSTGVYGDAGGAWVDESAPVAGRRAGRNAADLAWLAKGARVFRLPGIYGPGRSPLDRVLEGKAHRVDLPDQVFSRVHVDDIARGVIAGFDGPAGAYNLADDLPTSQNEVVEHAAAMLGLPAPPFIALETLSPMARAFYAENRRVANGRAKRVLGWTPLYPTYRLGLRAVSATTSPATASDAPAAASSDQR; the protein is encoded by the coding sequence ATGAGCCGGTTGCTGATCTTCGGGTTGGGGTACGCCGCGCAGGCAGTGGCGGCGCATGTGCCCGACTGGCGCGTCACTGGCACGACGCGCGACGGGCGTGACGGCACGCTGCGGTTCGACGATGCGGATGCGGTGCGGGCCGAACTGGCCGCGGCGACGCATGTTCTGTCGTCGGTCCCTCCGTCCGAGGATCGCGATCCGGTGCTGGATGCATACGGCGACCTGCTTGGTCGGCAGTGGCTCGGCTATCTGTCGTCGACCGGGGTGTATGGCGATGCAGGCGGGGCGTGGGTCGATGAGTCTGCACCAGTCGCAGGACGGCGCGCGGGGCGGAATGCGGCCGATCTGGCGTGGCTGGCGAAGGGCGCGCGGGTGTTCCGGCTGCCCGGCATCTACGGGCCGGGCCGCTCGCCGCTCGATCGCGTGCTGGAGGGCAAGGCGCACCGCGTCGACCTGCCCGATCAGGTGTTCAGCCGCGTCCATGTCGACGATATCGCGCGCGGCGTGATTGCGGGGTTCGATGGACCGGCGGGCGCGTATAATCTCGCCGACGATCTGCCGACCAGCCAGAACGAGGTCGTCGAACACGCCGCTGCGATGCTGGGCCTGCCCGCGCCGCCGTTCATTGCGCTCGAGACACTCAGCCCAATGGCGCGCGCTTTTTATGCCGAAAACCGCCGCGTCGCGAATGGCAGGGCGAAGCGCGTGCTCGGCTGGACGCCGCTATACCCGACCTACCGGTTGGGCCTGCGCGCGGTGAGCGCGACGACCAGCCCGGCCACCGCGAGCGACGCGCCCGCCGCGGCCAGCAGCGACCAGCGATAG